One genomic segment of Fusobacterium mortiferum ATCC 9817 includes these proteins:
- the grpE gene encoding nucleotide exchange factor GrpE yields MKDKIKEMFGKKEEEKKECGCGPECECSCKDEDTKVEETKQEGILAKKDEEIGKLQAEVEDWKQSYLRKQAEFQNFTKRKEKEMEELRKFASEKIITKLLDGLDNLERAITASSATKDFDGLVKGVDMILGQLKGIMESEGVEEIKAEGKYDPVFHHAVMVEDNPEFEDDHIVLELQKGYTMKGKVIRPSMVKVCKRG; encoded by the coding sequence ATGAAAGATAAGATAAAAGAGATGTTTGGGAAAAAAGAAGAAGAGAAAAAAGAGTGTGGATGTGGACCAGAATGTGAGTGCTCTTGTAAAGATGAAGATACAAAAGTAGAAGAGACAAAGCAAGAAGGTATATTAGCAAAAAAAGATGAAGAAATTGGAAAATTACAAGCAGAAGTAGAAGATTGGAAACAATCATATCTAAGGAAACAAGCTGAATTTCAAAACTTTACAAAAAGAAAAGAAAAAGAGATGGAAGAGCTTAGAAAATTTGCTTCTGAAAAGATAATAACTAAACTATTAGATGGATTAGACAACTTAGAAAGAGCAATAACAGCTTCTTCTGCTACAAAAGATTTTGATGGACTGGTAAAAGGTGTGGATATGATACTAGGACAATTAAAAGGAATTATGGAGTCTGAAGGAGTAGAGGAAATAAAGGCTGAGGGGAAATATGACCCAGTATTCCACCATGCTGTAATGGTAGAGGATAATCCAGAATTTGAAGATGACCACATTGTATTAGAGCTTCAAAAAGGATATACAATGAAAGGTAAAGTAATCAGACCATCAATGGTTAAAGTTTGTAAAAGAGGATAA
- a CDS encoding sensor histidine kinase, whose translation MKKISKMLLKSYMILILIFTFSGIVIFITVEAYIKRSSADDLYAIDSFLQYETKEFKEKLESGRKINDIIDSALDEAPKILGSSIIFELNGQILSKSYSENELKQVENEDYYDIVKECGYYNLQYLKRKINIKEYPNLEVYIIKNLKAEKRLMLNIIGLSTLILIFTTLLAYFISKRFYNRFTSSLNELQRLTNEINLESLDTNFKENEYYEFQQVIISYNNMLKRLKEQTQKQIDFVNNASHELKTPIFVISGYVDLIKRWGYSNKELVEESLDAIGEESKNMANLVNKLLFLAKDEENYINEEEINLKDLIINIVKGLKNLYPFQEIEIIISEEYTIISDNFLLKQLLINLIENAVKYGNKKKVTIILKKDKNITIEIIDRGKGISEENLNKIFEKFYREDKARSREEGSHGLGLSIVKKIANILNINIEIESKIGIGSTVKIMFKK comes from the coding sequence ATGAAAAAGATATCTAAAATGCTTTTAAAAAGCTATATGATTTTAATTTTAATTTTTACTTTTTCAGGTATAGTGATTTTTATAACTGTTGAAGCATATATAAAGAGAAGTTCTGCTGATGATTTATATGCTATTGATAGTTTTTTACAGTACGAAACAAAAGAGTTTAAGGAAAAGTTAGAGAGTGGTAGAAAAATAAATGATATAATTGATTCTGCTTTAGATGAAGCTCCTAAAATATTAGGGAGTTCTATTATTTTTGAATTAAATGGACAAATATTATCAAAAAGTTATTCAGAAAATGAGTTAAAACAAGTAGAGAATGAAGATTATTATGATATTGTGAAAGAGTGTGGTTATTATAATCTTCAATATTTAAAAAGAAAAATAAATATAAAGGAATATCCTAATTTAGAAGTATATATTATAAAAAATTTAAAAGCTGAAAAAAGATTGATGTTAAATATTATTGGTTTATCTACATTAATTTTAATTTTTACAACTTTATTAGCTTATTTTATTTCAAAAAGATTTTATAATAGATTTACATCCTCTTTGAATGAACTTCAGAGATTAACTAATGAGATAAATTTAGAAAGTTTGGATACAAATTTTAAAGAAAACGAATACTATGAATTTCAACAAGTTATTATTTCGTATAATAATATGTTAAAAAGACTAAAAGAACAGACACAAAAGCAGATAGATTTTGTAAATAATGCTTCCCATGAGTTAAAAACTCCAATTTTTGTAATAAGTGGATATGTAGATCTGATAAAAAGATGGGGATATTCAAATAAAGAGTTAGTAGAGGAAAGTTTAGATGCAATAGGGGAAGAAAGTAAAAATATGGCTAATTTAGTAAATAAATTATTATTTTTAGCTAAGGATGAAGAGAATTATATAAATGAAGAAGAGATTAATTTAAAAGATTTAATAATAAATATAGTTAAAGGTTTAAAAAATTTGTATCCATTTCAAGAGATAGAAATAATTATTTCTGAAGAATATACTATAATTTCAGATAATTTTTTACTAAAACAACTATTAATAAATTTAATAGAGAATGCTGTAAAATATGGAAATAAGAAAAAAGTAACAATTATTTTAAAAAAAGATAAAAATATCACAATTGAAATAATTGACAGAGGAAAAGGAATTAGTGAAGAAAATTTAAATAAGATTTTTGAAAAATTTTATAGAGAAGATAAAGCAAGAAGTAGGGAAGAAGGAAGCCATGGATTAGGACTTTCTATTGTAAAGAAGATAGCAAATATACTAAATATTAATATAGAGATTGAAAGTAAGATAGGGATAGGAAGTACAGTAAAAATTATGTTTAAAAAATAA
- the hrcA gene encoding heat-inducible transcriptional repressor HrcA, which yields MSITEREKLVLNAIVNYYLNFGDTIGSRTLVKKYGIDLSSATIRNVMADLEDMGFIAKTHTSSGRIPTDKGYKYYLDELLKVEKLTKQERENIELAYENRVNELDMLLQQTSTLLSKLTTYAGIAMEPAVMIERVKKIELVHIDNLMIVAIIVLENRSVRTKKLILKEPITKEELQELAEEINERLKLEELTQTDIEDYIIGKKKLIPKVAQHYEEDGKLFINNVPSIFRDKHVNEVSEALELFNQRKDIRGIFEHIINTRNTTDGRVEVVFGDELGIRGLEDYSFVYSTYSIGDSQGVIGVIGPKRMAYSKTMGLIKYVTQEVNKVINQNQIERKEEIDER from the coding sequence ATGTCTATAACAGAGAGAGAAAAACTCGTATTAAATGCTATAGTAAACTATTATCTTAATTTTGGTGATACTATAGGATCTAGGACATTGGTAAAAAAATATGGAATTGACCTTTCGTCAGCAACTATCAGAAATGTAATGGCTGATTTGGAAGATATGGGATTTATAGCTAAGACTCATACATCTTCTGGAAGAATACCTACTGATAAAGGATATAAATATTATCTTGATGAACTTTTAAAAGTTGAAAAACTTACAAAGCAGGAGAGAGAAAATATAGAATTAGCCTATGAAAATCGTGTAAATGAGTTAGATATGTTATTACAACAAACTTCTACACTACTTTCAAAATTGACTACTTATGCAGGAATCGCTATGGAACCAGCAGTAATGATAGAGAGAGTAAAAAAAATAGAGTTGGTCCATATAGATAATCTTATGATAGTAGCTATAATTGTTTTAGAAAATAGATCTGTAAGGACTAAAAAGTTAATTTTGAAAGAACCTATTACTAAAGAGGAATTACAAGAATTAGCTGAAGAGATAAATGAAAGATTGAAGTTAGAGGAATTGACTCAAACAGATATAGAGGATTACATAATAGGAAAGAAAAAACTTATTCCTAAAGTGGCACAGCATTATGAAGAGGATGGAAAACTATTTATTAATAATGTACCAAGTATATTTAGAGATAAACATGTTAATGAGGTTTCAGAAGCTCTAGAACTTTTCAATCAAAGAAAAGATATCAGAGGAATATTTGAACATATAATAAATACAAGAAATACTACTGATGGTAGAGTAGAGGTAGTATTTGGAGATGAGTTAGGAATAAGAGGTCTAGAGGATTATAGTTTTGTGTATTCAACTTATAGTATAGGAGATTCACAAGGAGTAATTGGAGTAATAGGACCTAAGAGAATGGCTTACTCTAAGACAATGGGACTTATAAAATATGTAACTCAAGAGGTTAATAAAGTAATAAATCAAAATCAGATTGAGAGAAAGGAAGAAATCGATGAAAGATAA
- a CDS encoding sensor histidine kinase — protein MVLSVVSLIIVRGKILDNVQLMGEEVAEHLLVKENEKIENYDMFVRTASIWLDDQIKKNRTEKELREWMKNYTDYINQELNTKKVEVYAAINKKIIGATYWEGDETFDVDKAEWYNLAILANGNVIYTDIYRDVRTGEIGFTVAKKINEKNDILAVDIYLDELSEKEEISELPVGSSYYLCDVKGNIIYSIHENKNSEAEIKVYIQKVLEEILEGKHDVADSFTIDMQGKKRGVYYSLSKNGWISVLTIPYSTLLSEVKELYHFYIGIFILFVIVGIIVYYRDICLNKKIEETNEAVRILGNSYYAIYRIDFKKEKYFMLKGSGYMKELLSQVGNYQVFLDILLDVIELEAREEFQKVFSIESIRDLVKRRIRDFGGDFKRKFGNEYRWVNVRVLYDESLSINEVILCFKEINDEKKQQLEHIELLKDSLNTMEKNMESRNIFFSNMSHDMRTPLNGIIGLSELAKSHINNPNEVARYLEKINSSSKQLLNLINDILDLSKADFGKYELNREEFLLKESIEESLILFEVDAKKMQKDFEVIYKIKHNHVIGDFNKIRQILNNIISNAFKYTRVGDKISLTIEEIKRDIYSNFRFEIKDTGFGMTKEFLERVFLPFERETRKKEMKEEIIEEKN, from the coding sequence ATGGTTTTATCTGTAGTTTCATTAATTATAGTTAGAGGAAAAATTTTAGATAATGTACAATTAATGGGAGAAGAAGTAGCAGAACATTTGTTAGTAAAAGAAAATGAAAAAATAGAAAATTATGATATGTTTGTTAGAACTGCAAGTATATGGTTGGATGATCAAATTAAAAAGAATAGAACCGAAAAAGAGTTAAGAGAATGGATGAAAAATTATACTGATTATATTAATCAAGAACTAAATACAAAGAAAGTAGAAGTATATGCAGCTATAAATAAGAAAATAATAGGTGCAACTTATTGGGAAGGGGATGAAACTTTTGATGTAGATAAAGCTGAATGGTATAATTTAGCTATTCTAGCTAATGGAAATGTTATATATACAGATATCTATCGAGATGTTAGAACAGGTGAAATAGGATTTACAGTAGCCAAAAAAATAAATGAAAAGAATGATATTTTAGCTGTTGATATATATTTAGATGAGTTATCAGAGAAAGAGGAGATTAGTGAATTACCTGTAGGAAGTTCTTATTATCTTTGTGATGTAAAAGGAAATATAATTTATAGTATACATGAAAATAAAAATAGTGAAGCAGAGATAAAAGTATATATTCAAAAAGTATTAGAAGAAATTTTAGAAGGGAAACATGATGTTGCTGATTCTTTTACTATTGATATGCAAGGTAAAAAAAGAGGAGTTTATTATTCACTGTCTAAAAATGGATGGATATCTGTACTTACTATACCTTATAGTACTCTTTTAAGTGAAGTAAAAGAATTATACCATTTTTATATAGGTATTTTTATTCTTTTTGTAATAGTAGGGATAATAGTCTATTATAGAGATATATGTTTAAATAAAAAAATAGAGGAAACAAATGAGGCTGTAAGAATTTTAGGAAATTCATATTATGCAATTTATCGTATTGATTTTAAAAAAGAAAAATATTTTATGTTAAAAGGTTCCGGATATATGAAGGAATTATTGTCTCAAGTGGGAAATTATCAAGTGTTTTTAGATATATTACTTGATGTAATAGAATTAGAAGCAAGAGAAGAATTTCAAAAGGTATTTTCAATAGAAAGCATAAGAGATTTAGTAAAAAGAAGAATTAGAGATTTTGGTGGAGATTTTAAGAGAAAATTTGGAAATGAATATAGATGGGTAAATGTAAGAGTACTTTATGATGAATCTTTAAGTATTAATGAAGTTATTTTATGTTTTAAAGAGATTAATGATGAAAAAAAACAACAATTAGAACATATTGAATTATTAAAAGATTCATTGAATACTATGGAGAAAAATATGGAATCAAGAAATATATTTTTTTCAAATATGTCACATGATATGAGAACTCCTTTAAATGGAATAATAGGATTATCTGAATTAGCAAAATCCCATATAAATAATCCAAATGAAGTGGCAAGGTATTTAGAAAAAATTAATAGTTCAAGTAAACAATTATTAAACTTAATAAACGATATTTTAGATTTATCAAAAGCTGATTTTGGAAAATATGAATTAAATAGAGAAGAATTTTTATTGAAAGAAAGCATAGAAGAAAGTTTAATATTATTTGAAGTTGATGCTAAAAAAATGCAAAAAGATTTTGAAGTAATATATAAGATTAAACATAATCATGTTATAGGAGATTTTAATAAGATACGTCAAATTTTAAATAATATTATTTCTAATGCTTTTAAATATACAAGAGTTGGAGATAAAATAAGTTTAACAATAGAAGAGATAAAAAGAGATATATATTCTAATTTTCGTTTTGAAATAAAAGATACTGGTTTTGGAATGACTAAGGAGTTTTTGGAGAGGGTATTTCTTCCTTTTGAAAGAGAAACAAGAAAAAAAGAAATGAAAGAAGAGATAATAGAAGAAAAAAATTAG
- a CDS encoding response regulator yields MWEKILLVEDNELNCEIAHDLLTLTKAQVIVANNGEEAVKIFKNSKIGEINLILMDIQMPIMDGYMATKVIRELEREDSKNIEIIAMSANTFLDDIQKAKNCGMNDHIPKPIDIKKLMNILKKYN; encoded by the coding sequence ATGTGGGAAAAAATATTACTTGTAGAAGATAATGAATTGAATTGTGAAATAGCTCATGATTTATTAACTCTTACTAAAGCACAAGTAATAGTAGCAAATAATGGAGAAGAAGCAGTAAAAATTTTTAAAAATTCTAAGATAGGAGAAATAAATCTTATATTAATGGATATTCAGATGCCAATTATGGATGGATATATGGCAACTAAGGTTATAAGAGAATTAGAAAGAGAGGATTCTAAAAATATAGAGATTATAGCAATGTCTGCCAATACTTTTTTGGATGATATTCAAAAGGCTAAAAACTGTGGAATGAATGACCATATTCCCAAGCCAATTGATATAAAAAAACTAATGAATATTTTAAAAAAATATAATTAA